Proteins encoded by one window of Halomonas sp. Bachu 37:
- a CDS encoding DUF4347 domain-containing protein: MASDLLQRGSDGNVFFIDKGIADWRSLVDGVPQGAEIVTLDPSRDGLVQMAEWAEGKAGYEAIHILSHGSQGQVQLGTASLNNDTLTDYSEALAKIGQSLTEDGDILLYGCDVAAGQSGVEFIGKLAQATGADVAASNDLTGAETKGGDWVLEQQVGEIQTQTLVGMQYQHALAAPTDQDFTDIPLHNFYPLPYKVGGAGGLSFAASPGSYAELYITNEPTGFTTGDAAYFSAHAGPTGIDSSVYVEFSSVDPDGDGPEAKSLFTLGQLAAGYEEYSHLSSYVVSGRADGEEVVSVEVDLATTGNYGSGTSEITYTKSAQDIQGHGPYIGGTLSFGDAWTNIDTIRFTVFDPDMIHDPLMMSVNLLLDTIDFSEPVQVDTTPPTVDVVVADTSLIPGETSTVTFTFNEAIQGFSNDDLTVANGTLSTVATADGGKTWTATLTPTANISDETNVITVTLDSVSDLAGNFGTGTANSNNYAINTIVLNTPTLALGIDSGASDSDGVTSNGQVNVSGLEQDATWEYSTDSGESWITGNGTSFTLQYDGAKSVIARQSDIAGNASSISQALSFTLDTTISTPTLALAEDNGADANDGVTSNGQVDVFGLEQGASWEYSTDDGQNWTAGESSSVTLQGDGTKSVIVRQTDVAGNASPASQTLDFTLDSPPTLISASSTPADNAPDASISGSLQLKFSEAISFKNTEGSITLYDLTDAQNPVAVESFDISDIGSGNGTISIDGDTLTINPAQDLLLSTAYAVQISSDLIQDAVGNTFAGIVDYTTYKFTTIANTAPDIASNSGGETASINIVENSTAVTTVTATDADSDTLTYSITGGADQAKFNIDTSTGVLSFKTAPNFENPTDSDTNNSYIVEVIADDSNGGTDVQTITVNVTDVNEAPTTTGLSDQSSDDAEAISLDTATAFADVDTSDTLSYSATGLPNGLSMDPTTGVISGTLDTSASQSGPYNVTVTANDSHGGSVDATFLWAVANPTPVVDDDTTSTDEDNALTVAADGVLSNDVDLDGDTLRVTQVDGDANNVGESLAGDSGGLFTVKADGSYRFDPAGDFDSLAASESRASSVTYTAEDGEGGTATATLTVTVAGVNDAPTTTGLSDQSSDDAEAISLDTATAFADVDISDTLSYSATGLPNGLSIDPMTGVISGILDTSASQSGPYNVTVTANDSHGGSVDATFLWAVANPTPVADADTTSTDEDNALTVAADGVLTNDVDPDGDTLRVAQVNGDASNVGAPLAGDSGGLFTVNADGSYRFDPAGAFDSLAANESRTSSVTYTAEDGEGGTATATLTVTVTGVNDAPVITSGATGTVEENAATGTVIYTAAATDVDADQAPAYILSGTDADLLDIDTGSGEVTLKASADFEAKPSYSFEVIVTDDGDSSLNATQAVTVNVIDVNDAPTGIVAVSGTVRQGETLTVSNTLADEDGLGTISYQWLRDGVAIEGAIGEAYTLVRADIRAEISVQALYTDGQGTAETVTSLVTDPVVALPVSPPRPEPELEIDVTPLPDTPVGETAVRETFNNTGVASRSARLVENTGNNNVVTATLPGGTQLTSDGARTATERDQALTSLVASIEGKAPSNLTDQTQTAANWLNTRPAGTQLDIRTLTFTSDNATNDPIVIRGETDNSASGFQEAFVIDVTNLPGSTRLQLDNVDFASIKGAVSIGGGEGDNVVIGDNEAQVIVLGPGDDQLWGGGGNDTIGSLGGDDRLFGEQGDDLLYSDSGANVFHGGLDEDTVRYEGSRDEYVVSQLHSVITVYRHDTPEEADTLINIEQLVFADDQLTLDYDPMLEEITALYAQVLGRQGDVEGVQYWAARQAEGLSRADLALNMMLSEEASTSLPELPENQVEWLYQALLGRESDVAGKAYWQDELAAGHSLADITAGFLESQEMQGLHLEASQWSFIA; the protein is encoded by the coding sequence ATGGCGAGCGATCTTTTGCAACGTGGAAGCGACGGTAACGTCTTTTTTATCGATAAAGGCATTGCTGATTGGCGATCCCTTGTTGACGGTGTTCCCCAAGGCGCCGAGATCGTGACCCTCGACCCGTCCCGCGACGGCCTGGTGCAGATGGCGGAATGGGCCGAAGGGAAAGCAGGCTACGAGGCCATCCATATCCTTTCCCACGGCAGCCAAGGCCAGGTGCAGCTCGGCACTGCCAGCCTGAATAACGACACCTTAACCGACTATTCCGAAGCACTGGCGAAAATCGGCCAGAGCCTGACCGAAGACGGCGATATTTTACTCTATGGCTGCGACGTCGCTGCCGGGCAAAGCGGCGTGGAATTTATCGGCAAGCTCGCACAGGCCACGGGCGCGGATGTGGCGGCATCTAATGACCTAACCGGTGCCGAAACAAAAGGTGGGGATTGGGTTTTGGAACAGCAGGTGGGTGAGATACAAACCCAGACGCTGGTAGGGATGCAATACCAGCATGCGCTGGCTGCCCCCACCGACCAAGATTTCACGGATATTCCTCTCCACAATTTTTACCCTTTACCTTATAAGGTCGGTGGGGCTGGGGGACTAAGTTTTGCGGCGAGTCCGGGATCCTATGCAGAATTATACATCACCAATGAGCCTACCGGCTTCACAACGGGTGATGCCGCATATTTCTCTGCCCATGCTGGCCCAACAGGAATAGACAGTAGTGTTTATGTCGAATTTTCCTCGGTTGATCCGGATGGTGATGGTCCTGAAGCCAAGTCGCTCTTTACCCTTGGTCAGTTGGCGGCTGGGTATGAAGAATATTCACACTTAAGCAGTTACGTCGTTTCTGGGCGAGCCGACGGCGAAGAAGTTGTTTCTGTTGAAGTTGATCTGGCCACTACCGGCAATTATGGGTCTGGAACGAGTGAAATAACCTATACAAAATCGGCCCAGGATATACAGGGTCACGGACCTTATATTGGCGGCACGCTAAGCTTTGGGGACGCCTGGACAAACATTGATACCATCAGGTTCACAGTTTTTGATCCCGATATGATTCATGACCCTCTCATGATGAGCGTCAACCTCTTGCTCGATACGATTGATTTCAGCGAGCCAGTTCAGGTTGACACAACGCCGCCAACTGTGGATGTCGTTGTGGCTGACACTAGCCTGATTCCGGGTGAAACATCAACGGTTACCTTCACCTTCAACGAAGCCATTCAAGGTTTCTCCAATGACGATCTTACGGTGGCAAACGGCACACTCAGCACTGTAGCGACAGCGGATGGTGGCAAAACCTGGACGGCAACATTAACGCCAACCGCCAATATCAGTGATGAGACCAATGTGATCACGGTGACATTGGACAGCGTATCCGATTTGGCGGGCAATTTTGGCACTGGAACCGCTAATTCCAATAATTACGCTATCAATACCATCGTGCTTAATACGCCGACCTTAGCGCTAGGAATTGACAGTGGTGCCAGTGACAGTGATGGAGTGACCAGTAACGGCCAGGTCAATGTCTCTGGGTTAGAACAAGATGCTACTTGGGAATACAGCACCGATAGCGGTGAGTCATGGATCACTGGAAATGGCACCAGTTTTACTCTGCAATACGATGGTGCCAAGAGCGTTATCGCACGCCAGAGCGACATTGCTGGCAATGCCTCGTCGATTAGCCAGGCGCTGAGCTTCACTCTGGACACAACTATCTCCACTCCGACATTAGCCTTGGCAGAAGATAACGGGGCTGATGCTAACGACGGCGTCACCAGCAACGGCCAAGTTGATGTCTTCGGCCTAGAGCAAGGCGCCAGCTGGGAATATAGCACCGACGACGGTCAGAACTGGACCGCCGGCGAAAGCAGCAGCGTCACTCTGCAAGGCGACGGCACTAAGAGCGTTATCGTGCGCCAGACCGACGTCGCTGGCAATGCTTCGCCGGCTAGCCAGACGCTGGACTTCACTCTGGATAGTCCACCAACCTTGATTTCCGCCAGTTCTACCCCCGCCGATAACGCACCCGATGCTTCTATAAGTGGGTCACTGCAGTTGAAGTTTTCGGAAGCCATTTCTTTCAAAAACACTGAAGGAAGCATTACCCTTTACGATCTCACCGATGCTCAAAATCCAGTAGCGGTTGAAAGCTTTGATATCAGTGACATTGGGAGTGGTAACGGCACAATATCCATCGATGGCGATACGCTGACCATTAACCCCGCGCAGGATTTGTTATTAAGCACAGCCTATGCGGTGCAAATTTCCAGTGACTTAATTCAGGATGCCGTGGGTAACACCTTCGCCGGCATCGTAGACTACACCACCTACAAATTCACTACGATAGCGAACACCGCCCCCGACATCGCCAGCAACAGCGGCGGCGAAACAGCCAGTATCAATATCGTAGAAAACAGCACTGCCGTTACCACGGTTACCGCCACTGACGCCGACAGCGATACCTTAACCTACAGCATTACCGGCGGTGCTGATCAAGCCAAGTTCAATATTGATACAAGTACCGGCGTGCTGAGCTTCAAAACTGCACCCAACTTCGAGAACCCTACTGATAGCGATACTAACAACAGCTATATTGTCGAAGTCATCGCAGATGATAGTAACGGTGGTACGGATGTGCAGACGATCACCGTCAATGTCACCGACGTCAATGAAGCCCCGACCACCACGGGCCTGAGTGACCAGAGCAGCGACGATGCGGAGGCGATCTCGCTGGACACCGCCACGGCCTTTGCCGATGTCGACACCAGCGACACGCTGAGCTACAGCGCCACCGGCCTGCCTAACGGGCTGAGCATGGATCCGACGACCGGGGTAATCAGCGGCACTCTCGACACCTCGGCCTCCCAGAGCGGGCCATACAACGTCACGGTCACGGCGAACGACAGCCATGGCGGTAGCGTGGACGCCACCTTCCTATGGGCCGTGGCCAACCCCACCCCGGTAGTGGACGACGATACCACTAGCACCGACGAAGATAATGCACTGACCGTTGCTGCCGATGGCGTCCTCAGCAACGACGTTGACCTAGACGGCGATACGCTGCGGGTCACGCAAGTCGATGGCGACGCCAACAACGTCGGCGAGTCCCTGGCCGGCGATAGCGGCGGCCTGTTTACCGTCAAGGCGGACGGCAGCTACCGCTTCGACCCGGCAGGCGACTTCGACAGCCTGGCCGCCAGCGAGTCCAGGGCCAGCAGCGTGACGTATACCGCCGAGGACGGGGAAGGCGGCACCGCCACGGCGACCTTGACGGTCACCGTGGCCGGCGTCAACGACGCCCCGACCACCACGGGCCTGAGTGACCAGAGCAGCGACGATGCGGAGGCGATCTCGCTGGACACCGCCACGGCCTTTGCCGATGTCGACATCAGCGACACGCTGAGCTACAGCGCCACCGGCCTGCCCAACGGGCTAAGCATTGATCCGATGACCGGGGTAATCAGCGGCATTCTCGACACCTCGGCCTCCCAGAGCGGGCCATACAACGTCACGGTCACGGCGAACGACAGCCATGGCGGTAGCGTGGACGCCACCTTCCTATGGGCAGTGGCCAACCCCACCCCGGTGGCGGACGCCGATACCACTAGCACCGACGAAGATAATGCGCTGACCGTTGCTGCCGATGGCGTACTCACCAATGACGTTGACCCAGACGGCGATACGCTGAGGGTCGCTCAAGTCAATGGCGACGCCAGCAACGTCGGCGCGCCCCTGGCCGGCGATAGCGGCGGCCTGTTTACCGTCAATGCGGACGGCAGCTACCGCTTCGACCCGGCAGGCGCCTTCGACAGCCTGGCCGCCAACGAGTCCAGGACCAGCAGCGTGACGTATACCGCCGAGGACGGGGAAGGCGGTACCGCCACGGCGACCTTGACGGTTACCGTGACCGGCGTCAACGACGCCCCCGTGATCACCAGTGGTGCCACCGGCACGGTGGAAGAGAACGCAGCCACCGGCACCGTGATCTATACCGCCGCCGCGACCGATGTGGATGCCGACCAAGCCCCGGCCTACATTCTCTCTGGCACCGACGCCGACCTGCTCGATATCGACACCGGCAGCGGCGAGGTGACGCTCAAGGCCAGCGCCGATTTCGAGGCCAAGCCGAGCTACAGCTTCGAGGTCATCGTCACCGATGATGGTGATAGCTCGCTCAACGCTACCCAAGCGGTCACTGTTAATGTTATCGATGTCAACGACGCCCCGACTGGTATCGTTGCCGTCAGCGGCACAGTAAGGCAAGGCGAGACCCTCACCGTGTCCAATACCTTGGCCGATGAAGACGGCCTGGGCACGATCAGCTACCAGTGGCTGCGTGACGGTGTGGCTATAGAGGGCGCCATCGGAGAGGCCTATACCTTGGTACGGGCAGATATAAGGGCGGAAATAAGTGTTCAAGCCCTCTATACCGATGGCCAGGGCACCGCTGAAACAGTGACTTCTCTAGTGACTGATCCAGTCGTTGCGCTTCCCGTATCACCTCCACGCCCTGAACCGGAACTGGAGATCGATGTAACGCCACTCCCAGATACTCCTGTGGGAGAGACTGCTGTACGTGAAACCTTTAACAATACGGGTGTAGCGTCGCGAAGTGCCCGGTTGGTTGAAAACACGGGTAACAATAATGTCGTTACCGCAACGTTGCCGGGAGGCACGCAACTAACCAGTGATGGAGCGCGCACTGCCACGGAGCGTGACCAGGCGTTGACCAGTCTCGTTGCCAGTATTGAAGGCAAAGCTCCTAGTAATTTGACCGATCAGACGCAAACGGCAGCCAATTGGCTCAATACTCGCCCTGCCGGTACTCAGCTGGATATCCGTACGTTAACCTTTACCTCGGATAATGCCACTAATGATCCGATCGTTATCCGTGGTGAGACAGATAACTCCGCGAGTGGTTTTCAGGAAGCATTTGTGATTGATGTGACCAATCTCCCGGGCAGTACACGTCTGCAGTTGGATAATGTCGATTTCGCCAGCATTAAAGGCGCTGTGAGCATTGGAGGTGGTGAGGGTGACAATGTCGTCATTGGTGACAACGAGGCACAAGTGATTGTACTCGGGCCGGGCGATGATCAATTGTGGGGTGGCGGAGGTAACGACACTATTGGTTCGCTGGGAGGTGACGACCGGCTCTTCGGTGAGCAAGGTGACGATCTACTTTACTCGGACAGCGGTGCCAATGTTTTCCATGGTGGTTTGGATGAAGATACCGTCCGCTACGAAGGAAGCCGTGATGAATATGTCGTTTCGCAACTGCACTCGGTAATTACGGTATATCGACATGACACGCCGGAAGAGGCCGATACTCTAATCAATATAGAACAACTGGTTTTCGCCGACGATCAATTGACGCTTGACTATGACCCCATGCTCGAGGAAATCACGGCTCTCTATGCCCAAGTGCTGGGGCGTCAGGGTGATGTCGAGGGTGTGCAGTACTGGGCTGCCCGACAGGCGGAAGGGCTCTCTCGAGCTGATTTGGCCTTGAATATGATGCTGTCAGAGGAAGCCTCCACGTCGCTGCCTGAATTACCCGAAAATCAGGTTGAATGGCTATATCAAGCGTTGCTGGGCCGTGAATCGGATGTGGCCGGTAAAGCCTATTGGCAGGATGAATTAGCCGCAGGGCATTCGTTGGCTGATATCACCGCTGGATTTCTGGAGTCCCAAGAAATGCAGGGCCTCCACCTTGAAGCTTCGCAATGGTCCTTTATTGCTTGA